From Amycolatopsis sp. cg9, one genomic window encodes:
- the ruvB gene encoding Holliday junction branch migration DNA helicase RuvB, protein MEYEAVEEDEALSAWAQTGEENVEGTLRPRKLDEFVGQPRVREQLELVLESARRRGVPPDHVLLSGPPGLGKTSMAMIVAAELGAAIRITSGPALERAGDLAAMLSNLAPGDVLFIDEIHRIARPAEEMLYLAMEDFRVDVVVGKGPGATSIPLEIAPFTLVGATTRSGSLTGPLRDRFGFTGQMEFYTDTELELVVRRAATILDIPIDRDGCQEIAGRSRGTPRIANRLLRRVRDYAEVRADGKVTLAVARAALAVYDVDELGLDRLDRAVLTALTRSFGGGPVGISTLAVAVGEEATTVEEVCEPYLVRAGMLARTPRGRVATAAAWEHLGLVPPADHPGRPDPGGLSPFEQD, encoded by the coding sequence GTGGAGTATGAAGCCGTGGAGGAAGACGAGGCCCTCTCGGCGTGGGCCCAGACCGGCGAGGAAAACGTCGAGGGCACCCTGCGGCCGCGCAAGCTCGACGAGTTCGTCGGCCAGCCGCGCGTGCGCGAGCAGCTGGAGCTGGTGCTGGAGAGCGCCCGCCGCCGCGGTGTGCCGCCCGACCACGTCCTGCTCTCCGGCCCGCCCGGGCTGGGCAAGACCTCAATGGCGATGATCGTCGCGGCCGAGCTCGGCGCGGCCATCCGGATCACCTCGGGCCCGGCCCTCGAACGGGCCGGCGACCTCGCCGCGATGCTGTCCAACCTCGCGCCCGGCGACGTCCTGTTCATCGACGAGATCCACCGGATCGCCCGCCCGGCCGAGGAGATGCTCTACCTCGCGATGGAGGACTTCCGGGTCGACGTCGTGGTCGGCAAGGGTCCGGGCGCCACCAGCATCCCGCTCGAAATCGCGCCGTTCACGCTGGTCGGGGCGACCACGCGGTCGGGCTCGCTGACCGGGCCGCTGCGCGACCGGTTCGGCTTCACCGGCCAGATGGAGTTCTACACCGACACCGAGCTGGAGCTGGTCGTCCGCCGCGCCGCGACGATCCTCGACATCCCGATCGACCGCGACGGCTGCCAGGAGATCGCCGGCCGCTCGCGGGGCACGCCCCGGATCGCGAACCGGCTGCTGCGGCGCGTCCGCGACTACGCCGAGGTCCGCGCGGACGGCAAGGTGACCCTCGCGGTCGCCCGCGCCGCGCTGGCCGTCTACGACGTCGACGAGCTCGGCCTCGACCGGCTCGACCGCGCCGTCCTCACCGCGCTGACCAGGTCGTTCGGTGGCGGGCCGGTGGGCATTTCGACGCTCGCGGTCGCCGTGGGGGAGGAGGCGACGACCGTGGAAGAGGTGTGTGAGCCCTACCTCGTGCGCGCCGGTATGCTCGCCCGCACCCCGCGGGGCCGGGTCGCCACGGCGGCCGCCTGGGAGCACCTCGGCCTGGTGCCGCCCGCCGACCACCCGGGGCGCCCCGACCCGGGCGGGCTCTCGCCGTTCGAGCAGGACTGA
- the yajC gene encoding preprotein translocase subunit YajC, whose product MQQLLLPLLLVLVLAVPLVMSTRKQKKQQAAQQELQSSLAPGDRVMTTSGLYGTVADATGDTTIDIEIAPGVVTTWLRLAVREKVEPVVETDEDTADEVAAPAEESIIESDAGVKTEEPQTTAQVAPPLEHGKK is encoded by the coding sequence ATGCAACAGCTATTGCTGCCCCTGCTGCTCGTGCTCGTCCTCGCCGTGCCGCTGGTGATGAGCACGCGGAAGCAGAAGAAGCAGCAGGCCGCGCAGCAGGAACTGCAGAGCAGCCTGGCGCCCGGTGACCGCGTGATGACCACCTCGGGTCTCTACGGCACCGTGGCCGACGCCACCGGCGACACCACGATCGACATCGAGATCGCGCCCGGCGTCGTCACCACCTGGCTGCGGCTCGCGGTCCGCGAGAAGGTCGAGCCGGTCGTCGAGACCGACGAGGACACCGCCGACGAGGTGGCGGCCCCCGCCGAGGAGTCGATCATCGAGTCGGACGCCGGCGTCAAGACCGAAGAGCCGCAGACCACCGCGCAGGTGGCGCCGCCGCTGGAGCACGGCAAGAAGTAA
- the secD gene encoding protein translocase subunit SecD, whose amino-acid sequence MAASAGHLRPGRYLALFALIVIVLYALVFLTGNHKPTPKLGIDLQGGTRVTLTARTPDGGQPTRESLNQARQIIERRVNGIGVSGTEVLLDGNNVVITVPGEQGDQAKNLGKTAKLGFRKVVANATQPVVPPQTTTPPPATGTPTSGAPTSGAPSSSAPPASSSAPPSSPAAGGGGAAAAPAQQPSTPAAPSSSATPPPSSSQAPAPSDGSVDAETAKQIQAAKAVRQDPKLIGADGQANQELVAKAMASLTCAPNAKDPLEGNDDPKLPLVACGDHDTYKYLLEPEFLPGTEIADSTSGYDSQRGQWVVNLSFKSEGTKTWADFTSKNTGQQAAFVLDTQVVSAPNIQVAILDGNTQITGKFTQTEAKDLSDILKYGSLPLSFASSDATTVSATLGLASLQAGLIAGGIGLLVVFVYCLFYYRLLGVLTILSLALSGALVFAVLVLLGRWIGYTLDLAGIAGLIIAIGITADSFVIYFERLKDEIREGRTFRSAVPRGWVRARRTILASDAVSFLAAAILYVIAVGDVQGFAFTLGMSTVLDLVVVYLVTHPLVAIVSTSKNAFLSNPRHLGLGAVQQLGSQRKKATSVGRANVKEA is encoded by the coding sequence GTGGCAGCTTCAGCCGGGCATCTCCGCCCGGGACGCTATCTCGCCCTGTTCGCCCTGATCGTGATCGTGCTGTACGCGCTGGTGTTCCTCACCGGCAACCACAAGCCGACCCCGAAGCTGGGCATCGACCTGCAGGGCGGCACCCGGGTCACGCTCACCGCCCGCACCCCCGACGGCGGCCAGCCGACCCGGGAGTCCCTGAACCAGGCGCGCCAGATCATCGAACGGCGCGTCAACGGGATCGGCGTCAGCGGCACCGAGGTCCTCCTCGACGGCAACAACGTCGTCATCACCGTCCCCGGTGAGCAGGGCGACCAGGCGAAGAACCTGGGCAAGACCGCGAAGCTGGGCTTCCGGAAGGTCGTCGCGAACGCGACCCAGCCGGTCGTGCCGCCGCAGACGACGACCCCGCCGCCGGCCACCGGCACGCCGACGTCGGGCGCACCGACCTCCGGTGCGCCGAGCAGCTCCGCGCCGCCCGCTTCGTCGAGCGCGCCGCCGTCGAGCCCGGCCGCCGGTGGTGGCGGGGCCGCCGCCGCGCCCGCGCAGCAGCCGAGCACCCCGGCCGCCCCGAGCAGCAGCGCCACGCCGCCGCCGTCGTCGAGCCAGGCGCCGGCCCCGTCGGACGGCTCGGTCGACGCCGAGACCGCGAAGCAGATCCAGGCCGCGAAGGCGGTGCGCCAGGACCCGAAGCTGATCGGCGCCGACGGCCAGGCGAACCAGGAGCTCGTCGCGAAGGCGATGGCGTCGCTGACCTGCGCGCCCAACGCCAAGGACCCCCTCGAGGGCAACGACGACCCGAAGCTGCCGCTGGTCGCCTGCGGTGACCACGACACGTACAAGTACCTGCTGGAGCCGGAGTTCCTGCCGGGCACCGAGATCGCCGACTCGACCTCGGGCTACGACTCGCAGCGCGGCCAGTGGGTGGTGAACCTCAGCTTCAAGAGCGAGGGCACCAAGACCTGGGCCGACTTCACCTCGAAGAACACCGGCCAGCAGGCCGCGTTCGTCCTCGACACGCAGGTCGTGTCCGCGCCGAACATCCAGGTGGCCATCCTCGACGGCAACACCCAGATCACCGGCAAGTTCACGCAGACCGAGGCGAAGGATCTCTCGGACATCCTCAAGTACGGCTCGCTGCCGCTGTCGTTCGCCTCGTCGGACGCGACCACGGTATCGGCGACCCTCGGCCTCGCGTCGCTGCAGGCCGGCCTCATCGCCGGCGGCATCGGCCTGCTGGTCGTGTTCGTCTACTGCCTGTTCTACTACCGGCTGCTCGGCGTGCTCACCATCCTGTCGCTGGCCCTGTCCGGCGCGCTGGTGTTCGCGGTGCTGGTGCTGCTCGGCCGCTGGATCGGCTACACGCTGGACCTCGCGGGCATCGCCGGCCTGATCATCGCCATCGGGATCACGGCGGACTCGTTCGTCATCTACTTCGAACGGCTCAAGGACGAGATCCGGGAGGGCCGGACGTTCCGGTCCGCGGTGCCGCGCGGCTGGGTCCGCGCCCGGCGCACCATCCTGGCTTCGGACGCGGTGAGCTTCCTGGCCGCGGCCATCCTGTACGTCATCGCGGTCGGCGACGTCCAGGGCTTCGCGTTCACCCTCGGCATGTCCACGGTGCTCGACCTGGTGGTCGTGTACCTGGTGACGCACCCGCTGGTGGCCATCGTGTCCACGTCGAAGAACGCGTTCCTGTCCAATCCGAGGCACCTGGGTCTCGGCGCCGTGCAGCAATTGGGTTCGCAGCGGAAGAAGGCGACCTCGGTCGGCCGCGCGAACGTGAAGGAGGCCTGA
- the secF gene encoding protein translocase subunit SecF has product MGVEELGTDAEGNAKVAAKPGKKESVFHRLYVGTGAFDVVGKRKRWYMFFAALVLVCLASMVFRGFNLGIEFEGGTQIQMPANGIHGVITEEQAKESFQKALGRPASEAQKVGTGNAATIQIRTDTLNAADVAKLKQGLFTDLGPKAGNGQPSAQTISDSAVSASWGGEISQKALIALGVFLVAVVIFLAIYFDARMAVAALVSLLHDILVTAGVYSLIGFEVTPATVIGLLTILGFSLYDTVVVFDKVRENTRGLLGLTRRTYGEAANLALNQTLMRSFNTAFIALLPILGLLIVGYVLLGSGTLQDLALVQLTGTLVGVLSSVALATPLLVDFKMRDPKYAQQAERVRQRRLNQERKAAGGEDFDASDDDALAKELRKEKAYAAAASVPARIQKQRPAGKRKR; this is encoded by the coding sequence GTGGGGGTCGAAGAACTGGGCACGGACGCCGAGGGCAACGCCAAGGTGGCGGCCAAGCCCGGCAAGAAGGAAAGCGTCTTCCACCGGCTGTACGTCGGCACCGGCGCGTTCGACGTCGTCGGCAAGCGCAAGCGCTGGTACATGTTCTTCGCCGCGCTGGTGCTGGTCTGCCTCGCGTCGATGGTGTTCCGCGGCTTCAACCTCGGCATCGAGTTCGAGGGCGGCACGCAGATCCAGATGCCGGCCAACGGCATCCACGGCGTGATCACCGAGGAGCAGGCGAAGGAGTCGTTCCAGAAGGCGCTCGGCCGCCCGGCCTCGGAGGCGCAGAAGGTCGGCACCGGCAACGCGGCGACCATCCAGATCCGAACCGACACGCTGAACGCGGCCGACGTCGCCAAGCTCAAGCAGGGCCTGTTCACCGACCTCGGGCCGAAGGCGGGCAACGGCCAGCCCAGCGCGCAGACGATCAGCGACAGCGCGGTGAGCGCGTCGTGGGGCGGGGAGATCTCGCAGAAGGCGCTGATCGCGCTCGGGGTCTTCCTCGTCGCGGTCGTCATCTTCCTGGCGATCTACTTCGACGCGCGGATGGCGGTGGCGGCGCTCGTCTCGCTGCTGCACGACATCCTGGTCACCGCGGGCGTGTACTCGCTGATCGGCTTCGAGGTCACGCCGGCGACGGTGATCGGCCTCCTGACGATCCTCGGGTTCTCGCTCTACGACACGGTGGTGGTGTTCGACAAGGTCCGCGAGAACACGCGCGGCCTGCTCGGGCTGACCCGCCGCACGTACGGCGAGGCCGCGAACCTGGCGCTGAACCAGACCCTGATGCGGTCGTTCAACACGGCGTTCATCGCGCTGCTGCCGATCCTGGGCCTGCTGATCGTCGGGTACGTGCTGCTCGGCTCGGGCACGCTGCAGGACCTGGCGCTGGTGCAGCTGACCGGTACCCTCGTCGGCGTCCTGTCGTCGGTCGCGCTGGCCACGCCGCTGCTGGTCGACTTCAAGATGCGCGACCCGAAGTACGCGCAGCAGGCCGAGCGCGTCCGCCAGCGCCGCCTCAACCAGGAGCGCAAGGCCGCGGGCGGCGAGGACTTCGACGCCTCGGACGACGACGCCCTGGCCAAGGAGCTGCGCAAGGAGAAGGCGTACGCGGCCGCGGCCAGCGTCCCCGCCCGGATCCAGAAGCAGCGCCCGGCGGGCAAGCGGAAGCGCTGA
- a CDS encoding adenine phosphoribosyltransferase: protein MELDEALGLIAEVPDFPEPGVLFRDLSPLFADAGGFKAVTDALAGTLDPGVEALAGVEARGFLLAAAVGYARGLGVVLIRKPGKLPQVAGRVDYALEYGTATVELPAGVVRPGQRIAILDDVLATGGTVAATGKLLEDAGAVVDGVSVVLELGALGGRGVLGDRKVHALRTC, encoded by the coding sequence GTGGAGCTGGACGAGGCCCTCGGCCTGATCGCCGAGGTGCCGGACTTCCCCGAGCCCGGCGTGCTGTTCCGCGACCTGAGCCCGCTCTTCGCGGACGCGGGCGGGTTCAAGGCGGTCACCGACGCGCTGGCCGGCACGCTCGACCCGGGCGTCGAGGCGCTCGCGGGCGTGGAAGCCCGCGGGTTCCTCCTCGCCGCGGCTGTCGGGTACGCCCGCGGCCTCGGCGTGGTGCTGATCCGCAAGCCGGGCAAGCTCCCGCAGGTCGCGGGCCGCGTCGACTACGCGCTGGAGTACGGCACGGCGACGGTCGAGCTGCCGGCCGGCGTGGTCCGGCCGGGCCAGCGGATCGCGATCCTGGACGACGTCCTGGCCACCGGCGGCACGGTGGCCGCGACCGGCAAGCTCCTGGAGGACGCCGGCGCGGTCGTCGACGGCGTTTCGGTGGTCCTCGAGCTGGGTGCGCTGGGCGGCCGCGGGGTCCTCGGCGACCGGAAGGTCCACGCCCTCCGGACCTGCTGA